The DNA region GCCGTTCACTTGGGGGAAACTCCTCCAGCCCCTTCACTTCGGCATCAAAGTCTCCGAAGGCGAGGAAGCTGAGCGCTTTCGGAATGTGGAGCGCACCCACGATCTTCTGCTCCGCATTCAGCCAGCCCAATAAAATCAAATCCGCACCGTGCTCCGTTTCAAAATGCCATTCCGCGGCGGCCAGCTTCTCCGGTTGATGCTCCGCCAGGAATTTGGCGGACAGATCCCCGGCTAAGGTGGTCAGCACGCTGAACACCAGAACAACCGCCATCATGAGCTTCAGAGCTTTTTTGTAATAGGCCGAAGCCCCTTTCTTCAGAATAATGTAGGCTGCAATTCCCGCCAGGAGTGCGGCTCCTGTCAAATAGGCCGAGGTTAGGACGTGGAACACTTTTGAAGGAGTGGCTGTATTCAGCATCGCTTGCACGGGATCGACGGCCGTAAAGTGGCCAGCCTCCATGACAAAGCCTTCGGGCTGATTCATGAATCCATTCACCGACGTGATAAAAAATGCGGACATGCCGGCCCCCGCTACGATCGGAATCGTCAGCAGCCAATGGATATACGGATTGCGAAACCGGTCCCACGTGTACATATAGATCCCGAGGAAGATGGCCTCAAAAAAGAATGCAAAAACCTCCATAAACAAAGGAAGCGCGATAACATTCCCTGCCAGACGCATAAAGTTCGGCCACACGAGCGCAAGCTGCAATGCAATCGCCGTTCCGGTCACCACGCCCACTGCCACGGAAATGACAAAGCCCCGCGTCCACCTTTTGGCCATGAGCAGGTAATGCGGATCCTTCTTGCGAATTCCAACGAATTCGGCAATGGCGATCATGAGCGGCACCCCGACGCCAACCGTTGCGAAGATCGCATGAAACGCAAGCGTCAGCCCGGTTAGCCATTTGCTCCAAAGCACGGTATCTATAACCAAAATAAACTGCCTCCTTTCAAAACCCTGCACTTTCGTTGATCGGGATAGACCCTAACCAATACCTACCCGATATTTAAACGATATTATAACGAAGCAATCTCTCAAATGAATCACGAAAGCGTCTCGTTCATGAAAGCATCGAATCTTTTCGACAACTCGGTGAACAACAAAAAAACCACTCCATCGAGCCATTGATGCTTTAGCCGATGTGTGGTATTTGCGCCTTGCAGTTCCCAGCGGAAAGTTTATGGCTAATTATGTAACGATGCTTGCCGTTCGATACGTCGTATTGATGGCACTGCTCCCACGGTTGCCATTTCACCAGGATTAATTTTTATATCCGCTATGCTAATCGTTCAGATAAGTTTAATATTGTGAGTGCTGTCCCCCTTGTTATAACCGGTATCTTGTCAATGCCCCTAAACGCCGCGCTATATTAGTCCGGAGGATAAAGTGAATATAGCGAGCCCGTGTGTCAATGTCGATGGAAGGATACCGTATTTCATGCGGACATAAGCACAGACGATCCCTTCGTACAACGTAAATATTAAAATCGGTGCCCCAATATCCGTTACTGTCAGCGCCAAAAAGATGTGGCCGGATGCAAAGAGAATTGCTGAAATGAGGGCTGCCTTCAGGGGGCCGCTAATTCGTTCGAAATACCCCTGTAAATAACCCCGAAACAGCACCTCTTCCATGAAGTTGCCGGCCAATGCCATAAAGAGTAACGGAAGCAAAACATAAGCAGGAACTGCCCCTCCCCGCGCTTCCATATCGATGAAGGAATAGATCAAAGCACAAGGCACGACGACAACCAGAGCACCCAGCAAACCGGCAATAGCAGAAGCCGTCCTGCCTTTGCCGCACCAGAACAGGAGATTTAATAAACGCTTGTTCGCTAAAACGATCCCGAAAGTAAGAATGAGCGACATCACGCCAAGCGTAACGAGCAACCATCCGTCGTCAGGGAATCGGAGCCATACGGTTTGCCCTGCAGCCCCCAGTTTCCAAAAGCCGAGAGGAGTCATGGCATCTCGGATTAAAATGAATCCCAACACGAGAATGAAAAGCCGTGCCTCTACTGTCTGCTTTGGCAGCAACAAATACGCCAGGATTAACAACAGGAGCCCCGGCATGATTCGAAATGAATAGTCCAAGAATGGTTCCAACAAGCTGGACAACTTCCTTTCTGTATGATTTTTTATGAAACGAGTGTCTCAATCAGGATTAGGATTCAATCCAATATGAATTGCGCTGCTCCCCCCTTACCGATGCCGGGCTCTCACCTATTCGCAACCGTTCCCATCATACAATGTAAAAAACTGGTGGGTCTAGAGAAACAGTTTTGTGATGAACTCTAAAAATAGAGTGGTGGAAAAGATGGTGCAGCCTTAGAAATTACATAGCTTTGCCGAACAATTTTGCAGGGGTGCACAAAATGCATAGCCTCCACTGATCATCACCTGTTCCAGCTTGTTTATCGACTTGGCGGAGGATTCGGTCACCGGCCTGGATCTTTGCCCTTCATTCATCAAGGAATGTAACGAATCCGAATGATAAGCACACAAAAACGCATTGTCTAGACAATGCGTTATTAAACCATTTTCAATTGAGAAGTTGTGCACGTTCTGATTGCACCAGTCAATCGTTCAACACTGTAATGCCGTGCTGACGCATACGAGCCTGTTGGGCAATCATGCCGATCTTCTTAATCCTTCCATCCGCAGCACAAAAAGTATTCGACCACGAGGCAAGCAAACCGAACTGATTATCCTAGTGTTTTTAGAACATGTCAATCAGGCTCGAGAAGCTATCGCCGGCACGTCCTCTGGCAACACCGCGCTTGAGGACATCCAGGACAGCGGCCGGCAAAGAAGTATCGATACCTGCTTCGTTTGACGTTTGAACGACGTGTTCGACGCTCGCCAGTCCCATTGAAAGATTTTCCACATCGCCGGTATGTGTGCCGTCGTCAATCCTCGGGGCATAGAACTCCAACAACTGCGGCATAGTGGATAGGATATCCGAGACATAGGGCAGGAGCTGTTCAGCCGTTATTCCGTTAGCTCTTGCCACTGCAACTGCATGCAGGTAGCTGACCATAGCGGTCCAGAAGACATCGATTTGTAATTGGTAGTACAACATGGCAAGCCCTGGATCCTCGCCCTTATAGCGTGCACTGGTCAGCGCCTCCAGGATATTTTGGTAATCGTCGAAGGTTTTCCTAGGGCCGCTATATAGAGTGACGGATTCTTTTTTACCGATGCCCGGAGGCGAGGCCAATACTCCGCCGGTGAGCTGTACGGCGTTGCGTTCGCCTAACCATTCTGACGCTTCTCGGACTTTTTCAGGGGTATCCGAGCTCAGGTTTACGATAACTTTTCCGGTTAATTGCTCCGAGATCGGTTCGAAAATAGCGTACATCGCACGGTAATCCGTTAAGCTGAGAATGATCAAATCGTTGGACGTAATTGCTTCGCTGACCGTGGATGCCTTCATCGCACCTTTAGCCATCAAATCATCGGCTTTGCTTAAAGTCCGATTCCACACAGTCACCCCATAGCCCTTATCCAAGAAAGCACTGACGATCGCTTTCCCCATAGGCCCTAGACCGATAACCGTAACCGATAAATGACTCCCCACTTTTTCAGTTCCCTGACTGACAGTCTTGTTTATGTTTTCAATATGATCACTTTTCATTGGAATAACTCCTTTAATGGGATTGTCACTAAACAGAACGGGACTAAAAATTAACGAGTAACCAATGTATTGTGTTATTGCTTAGGTGTTTTAAATAGCTCGGTAACGGCCGAGAAGTCGTCATCGGGGAACCCGGCAGCGACACGTCGATCCATTAGGGATTGGATGGGATCGAGCAGCTCGGTGCTAATCCCTTGGTCCTTGCTGGCCTGCCGGATATTTCTGAAACCAACCTGCTGCATGGCAAGTTTGGCCGACACGCCAACCGTAAATTCTTTCGTGTCAAACTGGCGGGCTAGATTAGGTATGATGCCGGTAATTGCAGTGAGGTAGGGAATCAAGAGTTCTGACGAGAAATCCTGTGCCTTGATCCTTTCTGTGGCAACTACCGAGATAGCGTGCATGGCACCGGCGAGCATCCCATACATCGCTCCATTCATCGCTAGATCCAGCAAGGATGCTAAACCGGCATCTTCGCCTAAGTAGGTGGACGCGCCCATGACATCCAACAATTCCTTATTGGAATTGAAGGATTCCTTGTTTCCTCCACTGTAGAGAATGAAAGCAGCCTCGGTTCCGATGATTTGCGGAACGGCCATGATACCGGCATCCATATAATCGTAACCTAGATCCTTAGCCCACTGGGCGGTATCACGTGCCTGCTTTGGAGTTCCGTTCGTTAGGTTGAACAGCACACGACCCTTAAGTGCATCACCGAGCGGATCAAGGATTTCATGTACGGCATCGTAATCCAGAACGCACAGGATCACGACTGGACTAGCCTGTATGGCTTCATAAGGTGTGGCAGCAAGCACAGCTCCTTGCTTCACCAAAGCTTCTGCTTTCGCTGCCGTCCGGTTCCAAACCGTCGTAGGATAACCGTTTTGCAAAAATACATTTGCTAATGCCTGCCCCATCTCGCCAAGACCGATGATGGTCACTGGAGAGAGGGCATTTCTCTTGCTTTGATCGGTATTCATCTTATTAGATTTCCCCTTTCCCTTGTCGAAAGAAATATCGAACCATATAGAACCGCTACCTGTTGGCCGCGTTCGACCTTTATTCTAGACCTTGACACTAGTGTCAAGGTCAAACAAAAAAAACCACTGAGCTTGATCAGTGGCTTTGTAGAACTGAGATATATGGGCAAAGCGATGATATTATAAAATATTTTTTAGAGTAGCGGGATTTTTAATTCTGCCGGGCGGGAATCTCAAGCGTGACCTCCGCCCCGCCTTGCGGCCGATTGGCAAGCCGTAAGGAGCCCTGATGGAGCCTGGCTACGTTATGGGCAAATGTTAACCCGATGCCGTAGTGTCCTTTAGCTGAACGGCTTTTGTCCCCCATATAGAACAGCTGGGTAGCCTGCTCCAATCCTTCCCTCGTAAAACCGGGCCCGCTGTCTGTCACTCGAAATGACACGATCCGGTTCGAAGCGGAGACCGCCAAGCGAATTTCCCCGCCGTCCGGCGTATGATCCGCCGCATTCGTCAAAATATTCATAATCGCACGGAGAAGCAGTTCACGATCAAAAGCCGGCTCCAGCGTCACTGTCTCTTCCTGGTCTAGCACAATCTCGAGCCTGCGCTGCCCGACATAACCCGAAACGTCTTGGATCAGCTCAGCCGCAAAATCCCTCAGGCTGGTGGGCTTGAGCGCAATGGCCATGTCCTGTTCCGTCTTCGAGATATGGATGAGCAGGCTAACATATTCCTCGATCCTGCTTGTGGCATTTAAGATATATTCGGTGTATCCGGCATGCTCTTCGCTTTGATCGTCAAGGCTCAGCAGCTCGGCGTTTCCTCTAATAATGGTTACGGGGATCTTGATGTCATGAGCCAGCGCGCTAATCTGTTCCCGTTTTCGGGTTTCCGTTCTCCATTGAGCTTGAAGCGATTCCTCCAGCGCTTTGGCCATTTCCTGAAGAGAGGCCAGAACATCATCGAATTCCTTTATCGGCGACCGCTCCTCCTCCATACTTAGATCCCGGTTCCGAATCCGCACGGTCAGCTTCTGAATGCGATCAAATTGCCGCTGTAATCGCCTGGCAAAGATCGTGGTCACCGCTAATACGATACTAATAATGGATATTATCCCGATGATAAGCGTCGTTACCTCATAATCCGGAAAATGCGCTCTTAACCAAGGCAATGTAAAGCGCGAACGCACCTTATAGTGCAGCACCACATATTCTTGCTCTCTTTCGACCACACGGTAAACAGCCTGCCCCTGATAGGATGACCTGTTCTGAATCGCTCGAACGGCCGCCGCCTCCCGGGAAGGATCCAGCGTGCCT from Paenibacillus ihbetae includes:
- a CDS encoding NAD(P)-dependent oxidoreductase — protein: MNTDQSKRNALSPVTIIGLGEMGQALANVFLQNGYPTTVWNRTAAKAEALVKQGAVLAATPYEAIQASPVVILCVLDYDAVHEILDPLGDALKGRVLFNLTNGTPKQARDTAQWAKDLGYDYMDAGIMAVPQIIGTEAAFILYSGGNKESFNSNKELLDVMGASTYLGEDAGLASLLDLAMNGAMYGMLAGAMHAISVVATERIKAQDFSSELLIPYLTAITGIIPNLARQFDTKEFTVGVSAKLAMQQVGFRNIRQASKDQGISTELLDPIQSLMDRRVAAGFPDDDFSAVTELFKTPKQ
- a CDS encoding cytochrome ubiquinol oxidase subunit I, producing MVIDTVLWSKWLTGLTLAFHAIFATVGVGVPLMIAIAEFVGIRKKDPHYLLMAKRWTRGFVISVAVGVVTGTAIALQLALVWPNFMRLAGNVIALPLFMEVFAFFFEAIFLGIYMYTWDRFRNPYIHWLLTIPIVAGAGMSAFFITSVNGFMNQPEGFVMEAGHFTAVDPVQAMLNTATPSKVFHVLTSAYLTGAALLAGIAAYIILKKGASAYYKKALKLMMAVVLVFSVLTTLAGDLSAKFLAEHQPEKLAAAEWHFETEHGADLILLGWLNAEQKIVGALHIPKALSFLAFGDFDAEVKGLEEFPPSERPPLLVHYLFDFMAMIGFVMLAVAILFFLFLLWKKRNAFNKWLLRVIVTSLPLSFLGVELGWFYAELGRQPWIIRGYMRVEEAATTSPNVRMLFFLFLLLYIVLGTMSVLVLRRLFRNKPAEAELETLRQEKLIQSMEKGEPV
- a CDS encoding NAD(P)-dependent oxidoreductase, whose translation is MKSDHIENINKTVSQGTEKVGSHLSVTVIGLGPMGKAIVSAFLDKGYGVTVWNRTLSKADDLMAKGAMKASTVSEAITSNDLIILSLTDYRAMYAIFEPISEQLTGKVIVNLSSDTPEKVREASEWLGERNAVQLTGGVLASPPGIGKKESVTLYSGPRKTFDDYQNILEALTSARYKGEDPGLAMLYYQLQIDVFWTAMVSYLHAVAVARANGITAEQLLPYVSDILSTMPQLLEFYAPRIDDGTHTGDVENLSMGLASVEHVVQTSNEAGIDTSLPAAVLDVLKRGVARGRAGDSFSSLIDMF
- a CDS encoding CPBP family intramembrane glutamic endopeptidase; the encoded protein is MLILAYLLLPKQTVEARLFILVLGFILIRDAMTPLGFWKLGAAGQTVWLRFPDDGWLLVTLGVMSLILTFGIVLANKRLLNLLFWCGKGRTASAIAGLLGALVVVVPCALIYSFIDMEARGGAVPAYVLLPLLFMALAGNFMEEVLFRGYLQGYFERISGPLKAALISAILFASGHIFLALTVTDIGAPILIFTLYEGIVCAYVRMKYGILPSTLTHGLAIFTLSSGLI
- a CDS encoding sensor histidine kinase; translation: MGQRLRQSSLRRELLHYVILLSVCLIAMVLLGVLLNRLAINAGLVVHANYDERRVLDAEPGIQNASTFSPELIPEDIPYAVVDKDTLRVVEGTLDPSREAAAVRAIQNRSSYQGQAVYRVVEREQEYVVLHYKVRSRFTLPWLRAHFPDYEVTTLIIGIISIISIVLAVTTIFARRLQRQFDRIQKLTVRIRNRDLSMEEERSPIKEFDDVLASLQEMAKALEESLQAQWRTETRKREQISALAHDIKIPVTIIRGNAELLSLDDQSEEHAGYTEYILNATSRIEEYVSLLIHISKTEQDMAIALKPTSLRDFAAELIQDVSGYVGQRRLEIVLDQEETVTLEPAFDRELLLRAIMNILTNAADHTPDGGEIRLAVSASNRIVSFRVTDSGPGFTREGLEQATQLFYMGDKSRSAKGHYGIGLTFAHNVARLHQGSLRLANRPQGGAEVTLEIPARQN